One genomic window of Candidatus Kuenenia stuttgartiensis includes the following:
- a CDS encoding DUF6036 family nucleotidyltransferase: MYYFEILEGLYKRDVRYLIVGGLSVNLYGVPRVTQDIDIVIAMSKENILKTTSLLKKLGYIPRLPVNPEDLANPENVKDWIETKNLKAFSFYHKKDNYKVVDIVLVHPLDFEKSFINRTIKKAMDIDIYLASIDDIIKMKEFSGRSQDLSDIAMLRKVRKYLEEENG; this comes from the coding sequence ATGTATTATTTTGAGATACTGGAAGGATTGTATAAGAGAGATGTCAGATATCTCATCGTAGGCGGATTGTCCGTCAATCTCTATGGTGTTCCACGGGTAACCCAGGACATAGACATCGTTATTGCTATGAGTAAAGAAAATATTCTTAAGACAACCTCCCTATTGAAAAAATTGGGCTATATTCCTCGCCTGCCCGTAAATCCCGAAGACCTTGCAAACCCCGAGAATGTAAAAGACTGGATAGAAACTAAAAACCTTAAGGCGTTTAGTTTCTATCATAAAAAAGATAATTATAAGGTTGTTGATATTGTGCTTGTTCATCCATTGGATTTCGAAAAATCGTTTATAAACAGAACAATCAAAAAGGCAATGGATATAGACATTTATCTGGCATCAATAGATGATATAATAAAGATGAAAGAATTTAGCGGAAGAAGTCAGGATTTAAGTGATATTGCAATGCTCAGGAAAGTAAGGAAATATCTGGAGGAAGAGAATGGATAA
- a CDS encoding anhydro-N-acetylmuramic acid kinase, with the protein MLAELLRLKGKTTKKVVGLMSGTSVDGIDTCLAEISGNGVSTRVNVLAFATYPYPDNIRNAVLEASNPSSGTVEKICRLNFTLGKLFAEAVKNIANASGISLLDIDLVGSHGQTIYHIPCLSSDSPPHDNMLPGIAPAGSTLQIGEPSVIAHETGITTVADFRPRDIAAGGQGAPLVSYADFILFRDKEKGRSLQNIGGIANVTFLPKDCNINEVIAFDTGPGNMIIDRITERITNNAAHFDKDGILAAQGQINRELLLNLQRHSFLSKPPPKTTGREEFGVCYADKIYNDAVKAGINNMDILATVTWFTAYSIAESYKQWILNRHSISEVILSGGGCHNKTLLKCIKQNLDPSIRVYPIDMFGITSDSKEALAFAILANETISGNTNNVPNATGAREQVVLGKILPGRHR; encoded by the coding sequence ATGTTAGCGGAACTTTTACGATTAAAGGGAAAGACTACAAAGAAGGTTGTAGGGCTTATGTCCGGAACCTCCGTTGACGGAATAGATACCTGCCTCGCTGAGATTTCAGGAAATGGGGTAAGCACCAGAGTAAACGTCCTTGCCTTTGCCACGTATCCTTATCCCGACAACATTCGCAATGCTGTCCTGGAAGCGAGCAACCCTTCTTCCGGTACGGTTGAAAAAATCTGCCGGTTAAACTTCACCCTTGGAAAACTCTTTGCGGAAGCAGTAAAGAACATTGCAAATGCATCCGGCATTTCTCTCCTTGATATTGATCTTGTCGGGTCTCACGGACAAACTATTTATCATATACCTTGTTTGTCTTCAGATTCCCCTCCACATGACAACATGCTGCCTGGCATTGCTCCTGCCGGCTCAACCCTTCAAATCGGAGAACCTTCCGTAATAGCCCATGAAACAGGCATTACCACCGTGGCGGATTTTCGCCCCAGAGACATAGCAGCAGGAGGCCAGGGGGCGCCTCTTGTGTCATATGCGGACTTTATTCTTTTCAGGGATAAAGAAAAGGGACGCTCATTGCAAAATATCGGGGGAATCGCGAACGTTACGTTTCTGCCGAAAGATTGCAATATCAACGAGGTAATCGCCTTTGACACCGGACCCGGCAATATGATCATTGACAGAATAACAGAACGCATTACAAACAACGCTGCGCACTTTGACAAAGATGGAATACTGGCTGCGCAGGGGCAGATAAACAGGGAACTCCTGTTGAATCTGCAAAGACATTCTTTCCTGTCAAAGCCGCCTCCAAAAACTACCGGACGCGAGGAATTTGGCGTCTGCTACGCAGATAAGATTTACAACGATGCCGTGAAGGCAGGCATAAACAACATGGATATCCTTGCAACCGTTACATGGTTTACCGCATACTCGATTGCGGAAAGCTATAAACAATGGATATTAAACAGGCATAGTATCTCGGAGGTAATCCTTTCCGGAGGGGGTTGCCACAACAAAACGCTATTAAAATGTATTAAGCAAAACCTTGACCCTTCCATAAGGGTATATCCAATAGACATGTTTGGCATTACCTCTGATTCCAAAGAAGCCCTCGCCTTTGCCATCCTTGCAAACGAAACGATATCGGGAAACACCAACAATGTTCCTAATGCAACGGGGGCAAGGGAACAGGTGGTTCTGGGGAAAATTCTCCCCGGGAGACACAGATAA
- a CDS encoding universal stress protein, which translates to MIHYQKILCPIDYSDCSMNALAYAEKLAIKDAAVLYLMHVHEEHTSDYGGLKFDAELNRTAETDAEIEQKLRSSIPEEIRHRINVEILMRAGVPFEEILKAARDVGVDLIVMGTHGRTGISHMFIGSVTENVIRNAPCPVLCIRG; encoded by the coding sequence ATGATTCACTATCAGAAAATTCTTTGTCCCATAGATTATTCAGATTGTTCCATGAATGCGCTTGCATATGCGGAGAAATTGGCGATCAAGGATGCTGCCGTGCTTTATCTTATGCATGTCCATGAAGAGCATACCTCTGATTATGGCGGGCTTAAATTTGACGCTGAGTTAAACCGTACTGCGGAAACGGATGCAGAGATAGAACAGAAATTGAGGAGCAGTATTCCTGAAGAAATAAGGCATCGTATAAATGTTGAAATACTGATGAGAGCGGGTGTTCCTTTCGAAGAGATTTTAAAAGCAGCCCGCGATGTGGGGGTAGATCTTATAGTTATGGGTACTCACGGCCGTACGGGCATTTCTCATATGTTTATTGGCAGCGTGACAGAGAATGTGATAAGAAATGCCCCTTGCCCCGTCTTGTGCATAAGAGGGTAA
- a CDS encoding cation:proton antiporter: MINFQMHTIKLKRASVILLIFLFYFYGIWLPQVKAEKVSITKDSEQVPANNKKETLETQSAPIEQCEIQSPALDEKPFQAIVVEKTPPSGTVTAEGETLKENTSIREDGQEIATEEEIYDVTSPIILSNPSPDGEVSSIEEEKGDQTSVVDNEQQENTPDEGKASSHEEEKSPISHQVNTDEGEFQDIKEMGVSSYLPEPSPATAREEGPFPEFDVANNESSEETSPTNEDKEDIVIDKDMLSDVKEEETLSIAPTSTPSTPSPGEEMVLVKEEKGTQSSVVPDEESISLLQEEKLPIEYQSVRNEEISLQKPVGDIAESEGSGHVWEIWHKDPTHAVILAIAIILIAAKIAEWLARRLRLPGVVGKLIIGMILGNVITFTGWDFFDFLRTMPFVKMISYFGTLILLFTAGLNTDLRALLRVGTSSLLVCLGGIIAPAGLGLMVGHFLLPDISSGTKLLLAIVLCNSSTGLLLAVLSELKAINTLEGRVIAGATILTDIIVILTFGVVSGFVVKGGGSLVGMSLSFGIAITSLIISLIVIVKYGDKFGNFLTKRLTEGLNIPIVVILSLLLAFMFGSVGLHTVIGAFVAGLFLRNVKLWNSDDGEHRNVESFIRPFYMLLVPILFVRVGAQVELGSFFNLNALLLGLAITGAAVIGKMFCSVCPIEKGINRLAIGIGMATKMEGTLILAGLGRDMGTLSDTVFSSVIMAIVFTSIICPSLLRNILLKKGCSPEILPVTKRKKELEGAVLN; the protein is encoded by the coding sequence ATGATTAACTTTCAGATGCATACTATAAAATTGAAACGGGCATCCGTAATACTATTAATTTTTTTGTTTTACTTTTATGGAATTTGGTTACCCCAGGTAAAAGCAGAAAAAGTTTCAATAACAAAGGATTCGGAGCAAGTTCCCGCCAATAATAAAAAAGAGACTTTAGAGACACAATCCGCCCCTATCGAGCAATGCGAAATACAGTCACCTGCCTTAGATGAAAAACCCTTTCAGGCTATTGTTGTAGAGAAAACTCCTCCTTCTGGTACCGTTACTGCAGAGGGGGAAACCCTTAAGGAGAACACCTCCATTCGTGAGGATGGTCAGGAAATTGCAACTGAAGAGGAAATTTATGATGTCACATCCCCGATAATACTTTCTAATCCTTCCCCCGATGGAGAAGTATCCTCAATTGAGGAAGAAAAGGGGGATCAAACATCGGTTGTAGATAACGAACAGCAGGAAAATACCCCTGATGAGGGAAAAGCATCTTCTCATGAAGAAGAGAAATCACCTATTAGCCATCAGGTAAATACCGACGAGGGCGAGTTTCAGGATATAAAAGAGATGGGTGTCTCTTCTTATTTGCCAGAACCCTCTCCTGCGACTGCTCGTGAGGAGGGACCTTTTCCTGAATTTGATGTCGCGAATAATGAAAGTTCAGAAGAGACATCTCCTACCAATGAAGATAAAGAAGATATTGTTATCGATAAAGATATGCTTTCGGATGTTAAAGAAGAGGAAACCCTTTCTATCGCGCCTACGTCAACACCTTCTACTCCTTCTCCCGGAGAAGAGATGGTATTGGTTAAAGAAGAAAAGGGTACACAATCATCTGTTGTTCCTGATGAGGAAAGTATTTCTCTCTTACAGGAAGAAAAATTACCTATCGAGTACCAATCAGTTCGCAATGAGGAAATATCTCTGCAAAAACCAGTTGGAGATATAGCAGAAAGTGAAGGTTCCGGGCATGTGTGGGAGATATGGCATAAAGATCCAACCCATGCGGTAATCCTTGCCATCGCCATAATACTTATCGCCGCCAAGATAGCAGAATGGCTGGCAAGGAGGTTACGGCTTCCCGGTGTAGTAGGAAAACTGATAATAGGAATGATACTGGGTAACGTCATCACCTTTACCGGATGGGATTTTTTTGATTTTCTCAGGACTATGCCATTCGTAAAGATGATATCATACTTTGGAACGTTGATACTTCTTTTTACCGCTGGTCTCAATACAGACCTCAGGGCATTATTACGGGTAGGAACATCTTCTCTCCTGGTATGTCTGGGCGGTATAATAGCCCCTGCAGGGCTGGGACTTATGGTTGGGCATTTTCTCCTTCCGGATATCTCAAGCGGCACGAAACTTCTTTTGGCAATCGTTCTTTGTAATTCGAGTACCGGATTATTACTTGCGGTTTTGAGCGAATTAAAGGCAATAAATACCCTGGAAGGAAGGGTAATAGCCGGTGCTACTATTCTTACCGATATTATTGTAATTTTAACCTTCGGTGTAGTAAGTGGATTTGTTGTAAAAGGAGGAGGTTCTCTCGTAGGTATGTCCCTCAGCTTTGGCATAGCAATCACTTCTCTGATAATCAGTTTGATTGTTATCGTAAAATATGGTGATAAGTTTGGGAATTTTCTCACGAAAAGGCTTACGGAGGGTTTAAATATACCCATAGTGGTAATTTTATCCCTTTTGTTAGCCTTTATGTTTGGGTCTGTAGGACTCCACACGGTAATAGGCGCATTTGTTGCAGGTTTATTCCTGCGGAATGTGAAGTTATGGAACTCTGATGATGGGGAACATCGTAATGTTGAATCGTTTATAAGACCATTTTATATGCTCCTCGTACCGATACTTTTTGTTCGGGTGGGGGCACAGGTAGAACTGGGGAGTTTTTTCAATCTAAATGCCCTCCTCCTCGGCCTTGCCATAACAGGCGCTGCCGTTATCGGAAAGATGTTTTGCAGTGTTTGCCCGATTGAGAAAGGTATAAACCGTCTGGCCATAGGCATAGGGATGGCGACAAAGATGGAGGGGACATTAATTCTGGCAGGACTTGGCAGGGATATGGGAACGTTAAGTGATACGGTATTTTCCTCTGTTATTATGGCAATTGTATTTACTTCCATCATATGCCCCTCTCTTTTAAGAAACATCTTGCTAAAGAAAGGCTGTTCTCCTGAGATTCTTCCTGTTACTAAAAGAAAAAAGGAATTAGAAGGGGCAGTGTTAAACTGA
- a CDS encoding universal stress protein, which translates to MIHYQKILCPIDYSDCSMNALAYAEKLAIKDSAVLYLMHVHEEHTSDYGGLKFDAELNRTAETDAEIEQKLRSSIPEEIRHRINVEILMRAGVPFEEILKAARDVGVDLIVMGTHGRTGISHMFIGSVTENVIRNAPCPVLCIRG; encoded by the coding sequence ATGATTCACTATCAGAAAATTCTTTGTCCCATAGATTATTCAGATTGTTCCATGAATGCGCTTGCATATGCGGAGAAATTGGCAATAAAGGACTCTGCCGTGCTTTATCTTATGCATGTCCATGAAGAGCATACCTCTGATTATGGCGGGCTTAAATTTGACGCTGAGTTAAACCGTACTGCGGAAACGGATGCAGAGATAGAACAGAAATTGAGGAGCAGTATTCCTGAAGAAATAAGGCATCGTATAAATGTTGAAATACTGATGAGAGCGGGTGTTCCTTTCGAAGAGATTTTAAAAGCAGCCCGCGATGTGGGGGTAGATCTTATAGTTATGGGTACTCACGGCCGTACGGGCATTTCTCATATGTTTATTGGCAGCGTGACAGAGAATGTGATAAGAAATGCCCCTTGCCCCGTCTTGTGCATAAGAGGGTAG
- a CDS encoding cation:proton antiporter has product MSSYKSSLVFLIVFISLYCTDMLGAPVLEAKHLEPSNDSQPIHADTQKERVSLAVEENGTQTIAGDNQPIQTPVIEHPSPTTVDMRDVGIQTPNSNSDVITTEKEEPYTSEHAENKYSQKIAHTNKDDRPIVHAEEALSDTTGRDNIVATPTPIPSVTPTGYGQSLVEEEKEIHTPSPEGELSQAIPIARRDPHATEEHPGEESSIKEVPPQHAITTESRSDTDILAKEALSDTTAQDNTIATPMPILPVTPTGHEQSLIEEEREIHTPSPEGELSQAIPIENETPHGTEEHPEEESSIKEVPPQHAITTGSRSDTDILAKEALSDTTAQDNTLVTPMPILPVTPTVHGQSLIEEEREIHTPSPEGELSQAIPIENETPHGTEEHPEEESSIKEVPPQHAITTGSRSDTDILAKEALSDTTAQDNTLVTPMPILPVTPTVHGQSLIEEEREIHTPSPEGELSQAIPIENETPHGTEEHTRDESSIGEVPPQHSILTENHRDTEEKSVLSDTPAPAPTPTYSAASVDVEESLITGEKEEPSPYGGSKSSPNASVERLPSTPLEGFLQGKEDRDTEPPRKDAGESTTVIASGERRIAAVKKGKDSGNGWEIWHKDPTHAVILAVAIILIAAKIAEWLARRLRLPAVVGKLIVGMILGNVITFTGWDFFDFLRTMPFVKMISYFGTLILLFTAGLNTDLRALLRVGTSSLLVCLGGIIAPAGLGLMVGHFLLPDISSGTKLLLAIVLCNSSTGLLLAVLSELKAINTLEGRVMAGATILTDIIVILTFGVVSGFVVKGGGSLVGMSLSFGVAITSLIISLIVIVKYGDKFGNFLTKRLTEGLNIPIVVILSLLLVFMFGSVGLHTVIGAFVAGLFLRNVKLRNSDDKEHRNVESFIRPFYMLLVPILFVRVGAQVELGSFFNLNALLLGLAITGAAVIGKMFCSVCPIEKGINRLAIGIGMATKMEGTLILAGLGRDMGMLSDTVFSSVIMAIVFTSIICPSLLRNILLKKGCSPEILPVTKRKKELEGAVLN; this is encoded by the coding sequence ATGAGTAGCTACAAATCCAGCCTGGTTTTTCTGATAGTATTCATCTCCCTGTATTGTACCGATATGTTAGGTGCGCCAGTGTTGGAAGCGAAGCATTTGGAACCTTCCAACGATTCACAACCAATTCATGCCGACACTCAAAAAGAAAGGGTTTCTTTAGCAGTAGAAGAAAATGGGACACAAACTATTGCTGGGGACAATCAACCCATTCAAACGCCTGTTATAGAACACCCATCCCCCACAACGGTTGATATGAGAGACGTCGGTATTCAGACGCCGAATAGTAATAGCGATGTTATCACAACTGAAAAAGAAGAACCCTATACTTCTGAACATGCAGAAAATAAGTATTCGCAGAAAATAGCACACACCAATAAAGATGACCGGCCGATTGTTCACGCAGAAGAGGCGCTTTCGGATACCACAGGGCGAGATAATATTGTAGCTACGCCAACACCGATTCCCTCTGTTACACCCACTGGTTATGGGCAATCTTTGGTTGAAGAAGAAAAAGAAATCCATACACCATCGCCAGAAGGAGAATTATCTCAGGCCATTCCTATTGCGAGAAGAGATCCTCATGCAACAGAAGAGCATCCCGGAGAAGAATCATCAATAAAAGAGGTTCCACCACAGCATGCCATCACTACAGAAAGTCGCAGCGATACTGATATTCTTGCAAAAGAGGCACTTTCGGATACCACAGCACAAGATAATACCATTGCTACACCAATGCCTATTCTGCCTGTTACACCCACTGGCCATGAGCAATCTTTGATTGAGGAAGAAAGGGAAATCCACACGCCATCGCCGGAAGGAGAATTATCTCAGGCGATTCCTATTGAAAACGAAACTCCTCATGGAACAGAAGAGCATCCTGAAGAAGAATCATCAATAAAAGAGGTTCCGCCACAGCATGCCATCACTACAGGGAGTCGCAGCGATACTGATATTCTTGCAAAAGAGGCACTTTCGGATACCACGGCACAAGATAATACACTTGTTACACCAATGCCGATTCTACCTGTTACACCCACTGTCCATGGGCAATCTTTGATTGAGGAAGAAAGGGAAATCCACACGCCATCGCCGGAAGGAGAATTATCTCAGGCGATTCCTATTGAAAACGAAACTCCTCATGGAACAGAAGAGCATCCTGAAGAAGAATCATCAATAAAAGAGGTTCCGCCACAGCATGCCATCACTACAGGGAGTCGCAGCGATACTGATATTCTTGCAAAAGAGGCACTTTCGGATACCACGGCACAAGATAATACACTTGTTACACCAATGCCGATTCTACCTGTTACACCCACTGTCCATGGGCAATCTTTGATTGAGGAAGAAAGAGAAATCCACACGCCATCGCCGGAAGGAGAATTATCTCAGGCGATTCCTATTGAAAACGAAACTCCTCATGGAACAGAAGAGCATACAAGAGATGAATCATCAATAGGGGAAGTTCCGCCGCAGCATAGTATTCTTACGGAAAATCACAGAGATACAGAAGAAAAAAGTGTCCTCTCCGACACGCCTGCGCCTGCACCTACGCCGACATATTCCGCTGCATCCGTTGACGTGGAAGAATCACTGATTACAGGAGAAAAGGAGGAGCCGTCGCCTTATGGAGGAAGTAAGTCCTCCCCAAATGCCTCCGTGGAGAGGTTGCCTTCTACGCCTCTTGAAGGTTTTTTACAGGGGAAGGAAGATAGAGATACGGAACCGCCGAGAAAGGATGCTGGTGAATCCACAACGGTAATAGCTTCAGGAGAACGCCGCATAGCCGCAGTGAAAAAAGGGAAAGATTCAGGTAATGGCTGGGAGATATGGCATAAAGATCCAACCCATGCGGTAATCCTTGCCGTCGCCATAATACTTATCGCCGCCAAGATAGCAGAATGGCTGGCAAGGAGGTTGCGGCTTCCTGCTGTAGTAGGAAAGCTGATAGTGGGAATGATACTGGGTAACGTCATCACCTTTACCGGATGGGATTTTTTCGATTTTCTCAGGACTATGCCATTCGTAAAGATGATATCATACTTTGGAACGTTGATACTTCTTTTTACCGCTGGTCTCAATACAGACCTCAGGGCATTATTACGGGTAGGAACATCTTCTCTCCTGGTATGTTTGGGCGGTATAATAGCCCCTGCAGGACTGGGACTTATGGTTGGGCATTTTCTCCTTCCGGATATCTCAAGCGGCACGAAACTTCTTTTGGCAATCGTTCTTTGTAATTCGAGTACCGGATTATTACTTGCGGTTTTGAGCGAATTAAAGGCAATAAATACCCTGGAAGGAAGGGTAATGGCCGGTGCTACTATTCTTACCGATATTATTGTAATTTTAACCTTCGGTGTAGTAAGTGGATTTGTTGTAAAAGGAGGAGGTTCTCTCGTAGGTATGTCCCTCAGCTTTGGCGTAGCAATCACTTCTCTGATAATCAGTTTGATTGTTATCGTAAAATATGGTGATAAGTTTGGGAATTTTCTCACGAAAAGGCTTACGGAGGGTTTAAATATACCCATAGTGGTAATTTTATCACTTTTATTAGTCTTTATGTTTGGGTCTGTAGGACTCCACACGGTAATAGGCGCATTTGTTGCAGGCTTATTCCTGCGGAATGTGAAGCTAAGGAACTCTGATGATAAGGAGCATCGTAATGTTGAATCGTTTATAAGACCATTTTATATGCTCCTTGTACCGATACTTTTTGTTCGGGTGGGGGCGCAGGTAGAACTGGGGAGTTTTTTCAATCTAAATGCCCTCCTCCTCGGCCTTGCCATAACAGGCGCTGCCGTTATCGGAAAGATGTTTTGCAGCGTTTGCCCGATTGAGAAAGGTATAAACCGTCTGGCCATAGGCATAGGGATGGCGACAAAGATGGAGGGGACATTAATTCTGGCAGGACTTGGCAGGGATATGGGAATGTTAAGTGATACGGTATTTTCTTCTGTTATTATGGCAATTGTATTTACTTCCATCATATGCCCCTCTCTTTTAAGAAACATCTTGCTAAAGAAAGGCTGTTCACCTGAGATTCTTCCTGTTACTAAAAGAAAAAAGGAATTAGAAGGGGCAGTGTTAAACTGA
- a CDS encoding universal stress protein gives MRQNWQQGKLPGLYLIYVKEEHASDYGGLKFDTELNRTEETDAEIEQKFISSIPEEIRCCINIEILMRAGDTCEGILKAARDIGIDLIVMGTHGRTGISHMFIGSVAEKVIRNAPCPVLCIRG, from the coding sequence ATGCGGCAAAATTGGCAACAAGGGAAACTGCCAGGCCTTTATCTTATTTATGTAAAGGAAGAACATGCCTCTGATTATGGCGGGCTTAAATTTGACACGGAGTTAAACCGTACCGAGGAAACGGATGCAGAGATAGAACAGAAATTTATTAGCAGTATTCCAGAAGAAATAAGGTGCTGTATAAATATTGAAATATTGATGAGGGCGGGGGACACCTGTGAAGGGATTTTAAAAGCAGCCAGAGATATTGGGATAGATCTTATAGTTATGGGTACTCACGGCCGTACGGGCATTTCCCATATGTTTATTGGTAGTGTGGCAGAGAAGGTGATAAGAAACGCCCCTTGTCCTGTATTGTGCATAAGGGGGTAA
- a CDS encoding cation:proton antiporter, which produces MSSYKSSLAFLIVFISLFCVIMLGTPELEAKHLEPSNDSQSIHIDTQKERDSLTVEENGTQTTAGGNKPIQTPDSNSNNIITEKEEPYIISEHEENKYPQKIAHPNEDDRPIVPTEEALSDTTEQDNIMATPTPILSVIPTGYGHSLVEKEKEIHTPTPSPEGELSQAIPIEISAPHATEEHLEEESSIKEVPPQHAITTESRSDTDILAEEALSDTTAQDNTLVTPMPILPVTPTVHGQSLIEEEREIHTPSPEVELSQAIPIENETPHGTEEHPGDESSIEEIEPQHAIITATPGDAEEKGAISAMPVPTPEYPAASAHTEESLVPIEKDKPSHDVERGAPTIPLELLPFTHIEGSSQVNEERDAGLPTKDTDESTTGIASEEHRLDTVKEEGVSRPAWDILHKDPSHSVILAIAIILIAAKIGELLAKNVQLPSVVGNLLAGLVLGNIYIFTGGDFFEFLKTMPFLKMISYFGTLILLFTAGLHTDIRMLLRAGASSLLVCMGGIIVPAGLGLVAGHFFLPDASNGTKMLLAIILASTGMGLLTAILGELKAMNTLEGRILIGAGVLTEIMVILSFGLVSGFVAREGNSFLHILVSVCIAISFLTIALVIILRYSEKFGSFLTKRAKEGLNIPIVIVLCLLLAFMTGTIGLHTVIGAFVAGLFLRNVKLSDSDEFDEEEYRTIESFIRPFYKIIVPILFVKVGAQVDLMSFLHVNTAILGLAITGAAIAGKMFCSVCPIERGVNRLTIGIGMAIKMEGTLILAGIGRDMEIFNSAVFSSAIMVIVLTSIICPYFLRAFLQKKGDAQDIVSVAKAEEGIKKGCVKLNTQG; this is translated from the coding sequence ATGAGTAGCTACAAATCCAGCCTGGCTTTTCTTATAGTTTTCATATCCCTGTTCTGTGTTATTATGTTAGGTACGCCGGAATTAGAAGCGAAGCATTTGGAACCTTCCAATGATTCACAATCGATCCATATCGACACTCAAAAAGAAAGAGATTCTTTAACGGTAGAAGAAAATGGTACACAGACTACTGCAGGGGGCAATAAGCCCATTCAAACGCCGGATAGTAATAGCAACAATATCATAACAGAAAAAGAAGAACCTTATATTATTTCTGAACATGAAGAAAATAAGTATCCGCAGAAAATAGCACACCCCAATGAAGATGACCGGCCGATTGTTCCCACAGAAGAGGCGCTTTCGGATACCACAGAGCAAGATAATATCATGGCTACGCCAACACCGATTCTCTCTGTTATACCTACGGGCTATGGGCACTCTTTGGTTGAAAAAGAAAAGGAAATCCATACACCAACACCATCGCCAGAGGGAGAATTATCTCAGGCTATTCCTATTGAGATAAGCGCTCCGCATGCAACAGAAGAGCATCTTGAAGAAGAATCATCGATAAAAGAGGTTCCGCCACAGCATGCCATCACTACAGAGAGTCGCAGCGATACTGATATTCTTGCAGAAGAGGCACTTTCGGATACCACGGCACAAGATAATACACTTGTTACACCAATGCCGATTCTACCTGTTACACCCACTGTCCATGGGCAGTCTTTGATTGAGGAAGAAAGGGAAATCCACACGCCATCTCCGGAAGTAGAATTATCTCAGGCGATTCCTATTGAAAACGAAACTCCTCATGGAACAGAAGAGCATCCCGGAGATGAGTCATCGATAGAGGAAATTGAGCCGCAGCATGCTATAATTACAGCGACTCCGGGAGATGCTGAAGAAAAAGGCGCCATCTCCGCCATGCCTGTTCCAACTCCGGAATATCCTGCTGCATCCGCTCACACAGAAGAATCACTGGTTCCGATAGAAAAGGATAAGCCATCGCATGATGTAGAACGCGGAGCGCCAACTATCCCCTTGGAGTTGTTGCCGTTTACGCATATTGAAGGTTCTTCTCAGGTGAATGAAGAGAGAGATGCTGGACTGCCAACAAAGGATACCGATGAATCAACAACAGGAATAGCTTCAGAAGAACACCGCTTAGACACTGTGAAAGAAGAGGGAGTTTCAAGGCCTGCCTGGGATATATTGCACAAAGATCCATCCCATAGTGTGATCCTTGCCATCGCCATAATACTTATTGCTGCCAAGATAGGAGAATTGCTGGCAAAAAACGTTCAGTTGCCTTCGGTAGTGGGTAATCTATTGGCAGGACTAGTGTTAGGCAATATCTATATCTTTACCGGAGGGGATTTTTTCGAATTTCTCAAGACAATGCCCTTTTTAAAGATGATATCATATTTTGGAACGTTGATACTTCTCTTTACCGCAGGGCTTCATACCGATATCAGGATGTTATTACGGGCAGGGGCTTCCTCTTTACTGGTGTGCATGGGCGGTATTATCGTCCCTGCCGGACTGGGTCTTGTGGCAGGGCATTTCTTCCTTCCTGATGCCTCAAATGGTACAAAGATGCTTTTAGCAATTATTTTGGCCAGTACAGGAATGGGATTATTAACGGCAATTTTAGGCGAATTAAAGGCTATGAATACCCTGGAAGGAAGGATACTCATCGGTGCCGGCGTTCTTACAGAGATCATGGTTATTTTATCCTTCGGCCTCGTTAGCGGATTTGTCGCTCGTGAAGGGAATTCTTTCCTGCATATTTTAGTTAGCGTGTGTATCGCAATTTCTTTCCTTACCATTGCGTTAGTAATTATTTTGAGATATAGCGAAAAATTCGGCAGCTTTTTAACGAAAAGAGCTAAAGAGGGATTAAATATTCCTATTGTAATAGTTTTGTGCCTCTTGTTAGCCTTTATGACTGGAACAATTGGGCTTCATACAGTAATAGGGGCATTTGTTGCAGGGTTATTCCTGCGGAATGTAAAACTAAGTGATTCCGACGAATTCGACGAAGAAGAATATCGTACTATTGAATCTTTTATAAGGCCATTTTATAAGATTATAGTGCCAATACTTTTTGTTAAAGTGGGGGCGCAGGTTGATCTAATGAGTTTTTTACATGTAAATACAGCGATCCTCGGACTTGCTATAACGGGTGCCGCTATTGCAGGAAAGATGTTTTGCAGCGTTTGCCCGATTGAGCGCGGAGTAAATCGTTTGACTATAGGCATAGGTATGGCGATAAAGATGGAAGGGACTCTAATACTTGCAGGAATAGGCAGAGATATGGAAATATTTAACAGCGCCGTATTTTCCTCTGCTATTATGGTAATCGTGCTTACCTCTATCATATGTCCTTATTTTTTAAGGGCATTCCTGCAGAAGAAGGGCGACGCACAAGACATCGTCTCTGTTGCAAAAGCAGAAGAAGGAATTAAAAAGGGCTGCGTTAAACTGAATACACAGGGGTAA